Part of the Deltaproteobacteria bacterium genome, CGGGAGGATAAGCAAAAAGAAGAGGATCTTCTGATCAAATCCAGGGAGAGCCGGGAAAAGTTGGAAGCGTTAACTACGGAAACTATTGTAGTGAATTATGCCAAAGCTGCAGACCTGCAAAAACTCCTCAGAGAAAAGGAAGAAAAAGGAAAAGGATTTTTAAGCTCTCGGGGTTCCGTAAAAGCGGATGAGCGGACGAACACCTTAATCATTCAGGACGGCAGGCCGCAAATTGAAGAAATTCAGAGTCTCATTAAAAAATTAGACACTCCCACCCCTCAGGTGCTCATTGAGGCCCGTATTGTGCAGGCAGTCACGACTTTCGCGCGCTCATTGGGTGTTCAATGGGGGGGCAGTTACAACCAAACGGGTACCCCATGGTCCTGGGGATTAACTGGGAATAATCCCAGCGCAGCAGCAGGCTGGGGATTTACTCCCAGCGCCACGGGGGCCAGCACAGCCCTGATTACCCCGTCTAACTTTGTGGTAAACTTCCCAGCCTCCACATCCAATACCCCAGTAGGGGGGATGGGTATTTCCTTCGCCAAATTGACGGGAAATTTAGTGAATTTGGATTTGCGCCTTCAATTGGGCGAGAGCGAGGGTCAAACCAAAGTAATCGCTCGGCCTAAATTAGCCACGTTGACGAACCGGGAAGCGGTGATCAAACAGGGGGAAAAAATCCCCTATGAGACGACTTCTCAGGCCGGAACCCAAGTCCAGTTTATTGATGCTGTTCTTTCCTTGAAAGTAACTCCCCAGGTGACTCCGGATGGAACCATCATGATGAAAGTCGTCGTCACGCGGGATGCCCGGGGAGCCTACCGCACCCCCGTGATGCAGGTTCCCAGCATCGATAACCGCGAGGCCTCCACGGAAGTTCTGGTCAAAGATGGAGAGACCATTGTCATCGGCGGGATCTATGAATCGGAGAACACCGAAACTCAGCAGGGGATTCCCTGGGTGATGAAAATTCCTGTCCTGGGCTGGTTGTTCAAAAATAAGGAAGTTCTAAATATTAAGAGAGAACTGCTGATCTTTATTACGCCAACCCTTATGCAGGCCAAAGCTGCATCTTAAAAATATTACCATAAAAATTTATAGGGCACCCGTAAGGGTGCCCTTTTTTTTTGCCCCAGTGGGGAATAAATAGTTGGGAATTATTGGTTCGGAGTCATTAGATCTCCGAACTATGAACTCATAACTGCCTTTATTTAGTCTTGCAGCCAGAAGATGATTATGGTATTTTTTTTCATCTGTTTATTTTAGGAGGATCAATGGCTAAACGGTATGCCCCCCAGATCGTGGAAGAAAAATGTCAAAAGATCTGGGCAGAGAAAAGACTTTTCCAAACCTTCGAAGACCCACAAAAACAAAAGTATTACGTGTTAGAGATGTTTCCCTATCCATCGGGGAAGATCCATATGGGACATGTGAGGAATTATTCAATCGGCGACGTGGTGGCACGCTATAAGCGTATGCGTGGCTTCAATGTTATCCATCCCATGGGTTGGGATGCCTTCGGGATGCCTGCTGAGAATGCGGCGATCCAACACGAGGTCCATCCCGCGCAATGGACGACCGATAACATCGCTGCCATGAAAAACCAACTTCAGCGGATGGGATTCAGCTATGACTGGGACCGGGAGTTAGCTACCTGCGATCCTTCCTATTACCATTGGGAACAGTGGCTCTTTTTAAAAATGTACGAGAAAGGATTAGCCTATCAAAAAACCTCTTCGGTCAATTGGTGTGAAAAATGCCAGACCGTATTGGCCAACGAACAGGTCGAAGCTGGGCGGTGCTGGCGATGTAGCGAAGAAGTAATCCAGAAAGAGATGGAAGGATGGTTCTTTAAAATTACGGCTTACACCGAAGAATTGTTAGAATATTGCGACAAACTTCCCGGCTGGCCAGAACGGGTAGTCACCATGCAGAAAAACTGGATCGGTCGGTCCGTAGGAGCCACCGTTCATTTTCCGTTATGGGAAAGAGAAGGGTTTATCCCCGTCTTTACTACTCGTCAGGATACAGTTTTTGGGGCTACTTTTATGACCTTGGCCCCCGAGCATCCGCTTACCCTGGAACTTTCCCAAGGAACCCCGCAAGAGAAAGAGGTGCTCGATTTTGTAGAGCGGATTAAAAAGCAAGATCGGGCCAAACGGACCGCGGAAGATTACGAGAAAGAAGGCCTTTTTATCGGGGCCTACTGCCGGAATCCCCTCACGGGCATGAAGATGCCTATATTTGCAGGCAATTTTGTATTGATGGAATATGGAACGGGAGCCGTGATGGCCGTCCCTACCCACGATCAGCGGGATTTTTATTTTGCCAAAAAGTTTGACCTCCCCTTAGTGGTGGTCATCCAACCAGAGGGAGGACCTTTGTTAACGGCTGAGACCATGTTGGAGGCCTACAGCGGGGAAGGAACTTTAGTCAACTCTGGGCCTTTCAATGGAATGTCCAGCATACAGGCGCGAGAGGCGATTGCCGCCTACCTGGAGGAAAAAAACCTGGGGCAAAAAGCGGTGAATTATCGCCTGAGAGATTGGGGAATTTCCCGGCAACGTTACTGGGGAGCTCCGATTCCCATCGTTTATTGTCAGGATTGTGGAACCGTTCCCGTTCCGGAAAAAGATTTGCCGGTGATCCTTCCCCACGAGGTCAAGCTAACCGGCATGGGAACATCCCCTTTGGCCTACGTTCCCGAGTTCGTGAACACATCCTGTCCTCTTTGTGGGAAGCCGGCTAAACGAGAAACGGATACCATGGATACCTTCGTAGAATCTTCCTGGTACTTTGAACGCTTCTGCAGTCCGAACGAAAACCAAGATATGTTTGACCGGGAGAAGGTAAAATACTGGATGCCTGTGGATCAATACATCGGCGGGATCGAACATGCCATTTTACACCTTCTTTATTCCCGCTTTTACACCCGGGTACTGCGGGACTTCGGCTTAGTAGATTTTGCCGAACCTTTCACCAATCTTTTGACTCAGGGAATGGTAGTGAAAGAAACTCATTTCTGCGCTCGAGATGGTTTCCTGTTCCCGGAGGAAGTAGGGGAGGGGGCGATTTGCCGGAAGTGCGGCAATGCCGTCCAGGTTGGGCGTACGGAGAAGATGAGTAAGTCAAAGAAAAATGTGGTGGAGCCGGATCATTTGGTACAACAATACGGAGCAGACACCGTCCGCCTATTCTGCCTTTTTGCTTCACCGCCGGAAAAAGACCTGGAGTGGAGCGAGCAAGGCGTGGAAGGAGCTTCGCGGTTTTTACAGCGAGTTTGGCGCCTGGTAGATGAGCGGGCGGGAATATCCAGGATCGCTGAGTGGCCTCACCCGGAGTGGAAACTTTCGGAGGGCCTTCAAGCTCTGAGGCGTAAAACCCATCTGACGATCAAGAAGGTAACGGAAGACATCGAAAATCGGTTCCATTTCAATACCGCGATCAGCGCCGTGATGGAGCTGGTGAATCTTCTTTATCAGGGCGAAGAAAGGGGAAAAGATTCAGACCCCCATACCTTGGGGGTTATGCGAGAAGCGCTGGAATCTGTGGTTATCCTTCTCTCTCCCATTGTTCCCCACATTGGCGAGGAACTTTGGGAGATGCTGGGGTATACGGATAGCATTTCCCAGGTTCCTTGGCCAAAGTATGAAGAAGAAGTTATAAAAGAGAAAGAGGTTTTGCTGGTCATCCAGGTAAACGGGAAACTGCGCGGGCGAATCATGGTCGGTGTGCATGCCTCCGAAAATGAAGTGAAAGAAGCGGTACTGGCTAACCAACGAATTCATGAATTATTGAAAGGCCAGAAGATTAAAAAATTCGTTCTGATTCCCAAAAGATTGGTCAACCTCGTGGTATAATCTTCCTTAAAACCCTTCGCCTTCAAGGTGGGGGGAAGAGGGGGCAGACCATCATAAAGGATCCTTCAAGGAGGGACCTATGACAAGGCGAAAGCGAGCACTTTGGGCAACGGTAGCTTTAACTCTGATAATTTTAGTAACGGGGTGTGTTTACACCAAGCAAATAAAGATAGCCCCTCCTATCGTGACTCAATTTGAAGGAGAGTTAAGAGTGGCTCCTTCCCTCAGTGACCGCCCTCCTCAAACCGTAGCCGTTCTTCCTTTCTTGAACCGGACCGATAGAAAAGAAGCCTTCGATATCGTCCGCAAATCCTTTCATGGGCATTTTAGCAGGCTAAATTACACCACCATGCCTTTATTCAAAGTGGATGAATCTCTCCGCCAGGCCGGCTTGGATACACCGGAAAAAGTTGCCCAGACTTCCGAGCAGAAGCTACAGGAGATCCTTAGAGTAGATGCCCTCATTCGAGGTGGCGTTACTCACTACGATCGACTCTATTTAGGGGTTTACTCCCAGGTGGCCGTGGGAGCAGAAGTCCGGATGATGGACGGGAAAACTGGAAAAGAACTTTGGTGGGCCAAAGACGTCTCCCGGAAACATGAGGCGGGGATAACCACCTCCCCGGTGGGGTTAATTTTAATTGCTGTAACTACGGCTTTAAATCTGCGGGAGATTGAGCTCCTTCGCTCCTCCGATGACCTTTTTCGCGAAATGGTCAAAACCATTCCCCAACCTACTCTATCCCAGGCTTTAAAGCCTCCAACGATTACGATCTTAGCTCATGATGGAATGAGGCGTTCGGACAAGTACGGCCATAAGATGGGAGACGTCATCAAGGTAGCTATGGAAGGAGACCCACGCCTGCGGTCCTTCTTCCGCATTGGGGATTTTAAAAAGGACATCCCCCTGCAGGAAGAAGAGCCAGGCACCTATACCGGAAGCTACAGAGTCATGCCCGGAGATAATGTGGAGGAAGCCCTTATAACGGGTATGCTGATCAATGACACTGGGAACGCTACCGAATGGGTGGATGTTTTAGGGCCAGTTACTATTGATACCACACCGCCGGACACGCCCAAGGGATTAAGCGTCATTGGAGGGGACAGAATCGTGGACCTGAAGTGGTCGAAGAACGTGGATAAAGACATCGCCAGGTATAAAATTTACCGCAGCATCACCCCTCTGACCGGATACCAGGAAGTAGGGAGCACTGAATTAACCACCTTTCAGGATAAAAACCTTAAGAACGAAACGAGTTATTACTATAAAGGTGCTGCCTTGGACCTAGCTGGCAACGAGAGCAAACTATCCGATTTAACGAAGGCCACACCGGTAACACCTGGTCCAACTTCGGTAAAAGGGATGATTTTAGGGGAGGTAACCTGGTACGCGGGGGCCAGCCCTTATATTATCGAAGGTGAAGTTCTGGTTGGCCCCAAAGCCACCCTCACGATCGAACCTGGGACGGTCATCCGTTCCAAGGGCGAGGGAATCTCTGTCCTCGGGAAATTGATTGCCAAAGGAGACCAGACCAGCCTGATCGGCTTTGAATCCGTAGCGCCGGGGCAGCAGTGGAAAGGGATCATTTTTAACAGCACGAAAAATGAAGACAGCACCATTGAATACACCCGGATCAAAGGGGCTCTAACGGGCATTACCTGTCTTTCGTCTTCTCCGTTGATCAGCCACAACGAGATTGCCAACAATCAGGTAGGCCTTCAGGTCAGCGAGTCTTTTTCCAGACCTAAAATCTTAGGGAATGTCATTGCCTCCAATTTTTCTTCTGGAGTTGAAGTATCGGCTGCGGCGAGTCCTACTTTGGAAGAAAACGAGATTTGCGGAAATCGCCAAGACGGGGTATTCATTAGAGAAGCCCAGCCGATTATGACGAAAAACTGGATCCATAACAACCAAGAAGTCGGGGTGCGAATTTTTTCATCCTCTTTCTCCCTGCTGAACAACAATATTCATGACAATGAAAAATATGACATATATAATGATCCTAAAAAAGACGTTAAGGTGGAAGCCAATGACAATTGGTGGGGTACCAAGGAGGGATTGAAAATCATCGGCAAAATTTTTGGCAGGGTGGACTACCAGCGGGTTCTTGACGCTCCTTACCCGCAGGGCAAACCTGTGGAGCTTCCCATCCTGAAAGGTCCATTGGGTGGATTGGTTGAACGAGATTCTTTCCTGACCCTGGCGCACAGCCCTTATGTATTGGAAAAAGACGTACGCGTGGAGAAAGGAGCCATCCTGTTCATTGAACCCGGTGTTACCTTGAAATACAACCCGGGAACTTCGATCATCGTGAAGGACGGCGGAATCGATGCCCGGGGTACGGCCGAGCGAGTGATTACTTTTACTTCCAATAGTTCGTCACCCTCCCCCGGAAGTTATCCTTCGGCTGTTAGGTTTGATCAAACATCCAAACCGGCCAGTTTTTTCCGATATTGTATTGTAGAGTACGCGGAAACAGGGTTGGATATCGCTTACGGGGCACCCGATATCGACCATTGCTTTATCGCCCACCATTCCCAGGCTGGCGTTAAAGTGGCCAACGATGCCGAACCAAAAATCTTTTATTGTACCTTCTCCAGAAATTCAGGAACGGGAGCCATTTTGGCCCTGGGAACATCCAGGCCAAAGATTAACCGGAACAATTTTCTTGATAACCCGTTTGCCATTCAAAGTTTTTCCTCTATTTACCTAGATGCCAAAGAAAATTGGTGGGGAGCGAGTCCACCCAAGGAAACGTTGTTTTTAGGAGAAATTAATTATAAATCCTGGTTGGATGCTCCGGAAGCAGGAGTCTTCCAGGGGAGGAAACAATGAAACGAAAGGTGGCCGGCCTCTTAGGCTTATTCTTAATGCTGGTTTTTTGGACAGGCGGAAGCTGGGCCAGTCAAGTGGAGGTAATCGA contains:
- the pilQ gene encoding type IV pilus secretin PilQ codes for the protein REDKQKEEDLLIKSRESREKLEALTTETIVVNYAKAADLQKLLREKEEKGKGFLSSRGSVKADERTNTLIIQDGRPQIEEIQSLIKKLDTPTPQVLIEARIVQAVTTFARSLGVQWGGSYNQTGTPWSWGLTGNNPSAAAGWGFTPSATGASTALITPSNFVVNFPASTSNTPVGGMGISFAKLTGNLVNLDLRLQLGESEGQTKVIARPKLATLTNREAVIKQGEKIPYETTSQAGTQVQFIDAVLSLKVTPQVTPDGTIMMKVVVTRDARGAYRTPVMQVPSIDNREASTEVLVKDGETIVIGGIYESENTETQQGIPWVMKIPVLGWLFKNKEVLNIKRELLIFITPTLMQAKAAS
- a CDS encoding DUF799 family lipoprotein, which encodes MTRRKRALWATVALTLIILVTGCVYTKQIKIAPPIVTQFEGELRVAPSLSDRPPQTVAVLPFLNRTDRKEAFDIVRKSFHGHFSRLNYTTMPLFKVDESLRQAGLDTPEKVAQTSEQKLQEILRVDALIRGGVTHYDRLYLGVYSQVAVGAEVRMMDGKTGKELWWAKDVSRKHEAGITTSPVGLILIAVTTALNLREIELLRSSDDLFREMVKTIPQPTLSQALKPPTITILAHDGMRRSDKYGHKMGDVIKVAMEGDPRLRSFFRIGDFKKDIPLQEEEPGTYTGSYRVMPGDNVEEALITGMLINDTGNATEWVDVLGPVTIDTTPPDTPKGLSVIGGDRIVDLKWSKNVDKDIARYKIYRSITPLTGYQEVGSTELTTFQDKNLKNETSYYYKGAALDLAGNESKLSDLTKATPVTPGPTSVKGMILGEVTWYAGASPYIIEGEVLVGPKATLTIEPGTVIRSKGEGISVLGKLIAKGDQTSLIGFESVAPGQQWKGIIFNSTKNEDSTIEYTRIKGALTGITCLSSSPLISHNEIANNQVGLQVSESFSRPKILGNVIASNFSSGVEVSAAASPTLEENEICGNRQDGVFIREAQPIMTKNWIHNNQEVGVRIFSSSFSLLNNNIHDNEKYDIYNDPKKDVKVEANDNWWGTKEGLKIIGKIFGRVDYQRVLDAPYPQGKPVELPILKGPLGGLVERDSFLTLAHSPYVLEKDVRVEKGAILFIEPGVTLKYNPGTSIIVKDGGIDARGTAERVITFTSNSSSPSPGSYPSAVRFDQTSKPASFFRYCIVEYAETGLDIAYGAPDIDHCFIAHHSQAGVKVANDAEPKIFYCTFSRNSGTGAILALGTSRPKINRNNFLDNPFAIQSFSSIYLDAKENWWGASPPKETLFLGEINYKSWLDAPEAGVFQGRKQ
- the leuS gene encoding leucine--tRNA ligase, whose product is MAKRYAPQIVEEKCQKIWAEKRLFQTFEDPQKQKYYVLEMFPYPSGKIHMGHVRNYSIGDVVARYKRMRGFNVIHPMGWDAFGMPAENAAIQHEVHPAQWTTDNIAAMKNQLQRMGFSYDWDRELATCDPSYYHWEQWLFLKMYEKGLAYQKTSSVNWCEKCQTVLANEQVEAGRCWRCSEEVIQKEMEGWFFKITAYTEELLEYCDKLPGWPERVVTMQKNWIGRSVGATVHFPLWEREGFIPVFTTRQDTVFGATFMTLAPEHPLTLELSQGTPQEKEVLDFVERIKKQDRAKRTAEDYEKEGLFIGAYCRNPLTGMKMPIFAGNFVLMEYGTGAVMAVPTHDQRDFYFAKKFDLPLVVVIQPEGGPLLTAETMLEAYSGEGTLVNSGPFNGMSSIQAREAIAAYLEEKNLGQKAVNYRLRDWGISRQRYWGAPIPIVYCQDCGTVPVPEKDLPVILPHEVKLTGMGTSPLAYVPEFVNTSCPLCGKPAKRETDTMDTFVESSWYFERFCSPNENQDMFDREKVKYWMPVDQYIGGIEHAILHLLYSRFYTRVLRDFGLVDFAEPFTNLLTQGMVVKETHFCARDGFLFPEEVGEGAICRKCGNAVQVGRTEKMSKSKKNVVEPDHLVQQYGADTVRLFCLFASPPEKDLEWSEQGVEGASRFLQRVWRLVDERAGISRIAEWPHPEWKLSEGLQALRRKTHLTIKKVTEDIENRFHFNTAISAVMELVNLLYQGEERGKDSDPHTLGVMREALESVVILLSPIVPHIGEELWEMLGYTDSISQVPWPKYEEEVIKEKEVLLVIQVNGKLRGRIMVGVHASENEVKEAVLANQRIHELLKGQKIKKFVLIPKRLVNLVV